A genomic segment from Engraulis encrasicolus mitochondrion, complete genome encodes:
- the COX2 gene encoding cytochrome c oxidase subunit II (TAA stop codon is completed by the addition of 3' A residues to the mRNA): protein MAHPSQLGLQDAASPVMEELIHFHDHALMIVFLISTLVLYVIVAMVSIKLTNKYILDSQEIEIVWTILPAVILIMIALPSLRILYLMDEINDPHLTIKAVGHQWYWSYEYTDYEDLGFDSYMVPTQDLIPGQFRLLETDHRMVVPMESPVRVLVTAEDVLHSWAVPALGVKMDAVPGRLNQTAFITSRPGVFYGQCSEICGANHSFMPIVVEAVPLEHFENWSSLMIEDA, encoded by the coding sequence ATGGCACATCCCTCACAATTAGGATTGCAAGACGCGGCCTCCCCTGTTATAGAAGAATTAATTCACTTCCACGACCATGCACTAATAATCGTATTTTTAATTAGTACTTTAGTTCTTTACGTCATCGTAGCTATGGTCTCTATCAAGCTTACGAACAAATACATTCTAGATTCACAAGAGATCGAAATCGTGTGAACTATTCTCCCTGCTGTCATTCTTATTATGATCGCACTACCGTCTCTACGAATCCTCTACCTCATGGATGAAATCAACGACCCTCATTTAACCATTAAAGCTGTAGGGCACCAATGGTACTGAAGCTATGAATATACAGACTACGAAGACCTAGGATTTGACTCATACATAGTCCCCACTCAAGACCTCATCCCTGGACAGTTCCGACTTCTGGAAACTGATCATCGAATGGTTGTCCCAATAGAATCTCCTGTGCGAGTATTAGTTACAGCTGAAGATGTACTTCACTCCTGAGCAGTTCCGGCACTAGGCGTAAAAATGGACGCTGTACCGGGTCGTCTTAATCAAACCGCCTTCATCACATCTCGGCCCGGGGTATTCTACGGGCAATGTTCAGAAATTTGCGGAGCTAACCACAGTTTTATGCCTATCGTGGTAGAAGCCGTCCCTCTTGAACACTTCGAAAATTGATCATCACTCATAATTGAAGACGCCT